Genomic window (Chryseobacterium sp. H1D6B):
TTTATCAACGGAGAGAAGCTGAATCCAAATCACATTAAGGACATCGGCTACATGCCCGAAGAAAGAGGCTTATATAAAAATATGAGTGTGGGCGACCAGATTCTTTATTTCGGAGAGCTGAAAGGGATGACCAAGAATGATGCTCTTAATGAAGCGAAAAAATGGTTCGAAAAACTGAATATCGACCAGTGGTGGAAGAAAAAACTATCAGAGCTTTCAAAAGGGATGGCTCAAAAAATCCAGTTTGTTGTTACCGTGCTTCATAGACCTCATCTTTTAATTTTAGATGAACCATTTTCAGGATTTGACCCTGTAAACGCCAATCTTATTAAAGACCAGATCATCGATCTTAAAAATAATGGAACAACGATCATCCTTTCTACCCATAGAATGGAAAGCGTGGAAGAAATGTGTGATTATGTAGCGTTAATTGATAATTCAAAAAAAATCATTGACGGAAGAGTTTTTGACGTAAGAGAAAAATTCAAGAAAAATATTTTTGGAATTACCCTGTCTGAGGTTAGTGATGATAGTCTTGAAACATTTAAAAATAAATATGAAATCTTTAATTATTCAAATGAGAATAATTTAGTTTCATTCGATCTAAAAAATGAAAGTGATCAAAACAATATTCTTTTAGATCTGATACATGTAGGAAAAGTAAGATCATTTGATGAGAAAATTCCAAGCATGAATGAAGTGTTTATTAATGCCGTAAGTAATCATCCTTAATTTTATGAACAATATTTTTTTAATTACAAAAAGGGAATTTCTTACGCAGGTGAAGAAAAAATCCTTCGTTATATTGACTTTATTAGCCCCCATACTGATCATTGCTTTCGGGGCGGTTATCGGCTTAATGTTTAAAGCTAATGAATCCCACAGTATTATTGAAGTTGTGGATAAAAGCGGACTTTTTAAAGACAGGCTGAAGTCAAATGATAAACTTAATTATGTTTTTGTCTCTACCGCTGATGAAAAGTCTAAAATTAATAATCTAAAAGGAAATGAATCTTTAGACGGCATTCTTGTTTTGCCTGAATTAAGCGCGAAAAATTACGATGAACTTGAGAAAAATACAAGATTAGTCGTTAATAATAAAATAGGTTTTGATACAAAACAGCGTATTATTTCAGACATTACCAATGTCATTAAAAAAGAGAAAATAAAGGAGCTGGGTATTGCCGAGTCTCAACTAGATAATCTCGACAAGAGCTTTACTTTAAAAACCATCAACGTTTCTGAAAACAACAAAGAAGATTCAGATCTTAGCTTTGGGGTAAAAACAGGATTGAGTATGGTTCTGATGTACGTAACTTTTATGTTCATCATTATTTATGGTGTCCGGGTAATGAGAAGTGTTCTTGAGGAAAAAAACAACCGTGTTGTAGAGATCATTATTTCTTCTGTGAAACCGTTTGAATTGATGATGGGAAAAATTTTGGGGGTGACTATGGTTGCTTTAACCCAATTTATCATATGGATCGCTATGTCTGTAGTTGGAGCTTTGGTTTTGAACACAGGATTTTCATCAATTCAAAAAAATATTCCCGGCGGAAGTGAATCCATGATGAGCAAACTAGATATTGCACAGATCGCGACTCAGGTTTCACACAGTTTATTAGAACTTAATTTTCCTTTGATCATTTTTGTTTTTATTGTCTTTTTCCTTCTTGGATACATCTTTTACAGCTCTATTTATGCTGCTATCGGATCGGCAGTTGACAATGAAACAGAAACGCAGCAATTCACTTTATTTGCTATTTTGCCTTTAACATTGGGGATGTACGGAAGCTTTTCTGTAATGAACAATCCTGACGGTCCTTTGGGCGTCTGGCTGTCTATTATTCCTTTTACATCACCTGTAGCGATGATCGCGAGGATCCCGTTTGGAGTTCCTGCGTGGCAGATTGCATTATCGATCACACTATTGCTGGGAACAACCATATTTATGATATTTCTATCGGGTAAAATCTACCGTGTCGGTATTTTAATGTACGGCAATAAGGCCACTTTAAAAGAGCTTTGGAAATGGATAAGAAGTTAAAGCTACAATATCAAGACTGATATAAAATAAAAATCCCGGGAGAATGACTTCCCGGGATTTTTTTTATGTTTCAAATGAAATATTTTTATTTGAAGATATAGCTTAGTCCTACGCTTACAACCTGTTCAGATTTATTTTTTGTAGTTCCTTTAGGCTCGTTATCAAGCCCTGGATAAGTATTAGAAAGACCAAGATCATACTTTACAGCAAATTCTAACTGTCTTTTGTAGCTATACCCTAATCCTATTCCGAGTCCAAAATTAAAGCCTTTTGCTTTTCCATTTACTCCAGGTAAACTAGGATCAGTAACATCCGGATCATAATATGCTCTGGCTGCCGGTACATTTTTCACATTCTGATTTAATAAGAAATTAAATCTAGGTCCTATCATTCCAAAGAATTCAGAAGCTGCTTCTGAAAAGTATCCTTTAAAATAGATCGGTACACTTAAATAGTTGTTGGCATACACAGCATTATAACCATCTATGTTTTTAGCATCTTTATCCTTCCCTGTTTCTCCTGCTCCGTAATAAGTTACTTCGGGCTGAAGATAGAATTGGTGGTCTTTCCCAATGGGAATTAATGCTAAAACTCCTCCTTGGAACGCATATCTAGGTCCTGATGGGTTATGGGCATTTTTTACTCTGGAATAGTTGCCGCCTGCTGTTATACCAAACCTTGTACTAGCAAAATCAATTTGTGCGAATGATAAAGTAGAAAAGGCTAAAGCAGAGGCTAATAAAAATTTTTTCATATTGTTTTGTATATAGTTAAGATAAAACTTTTGCTACAGTTACGCCGATATCAGCTGGAGAATCAACAACGTGGATACCATTTTCTCTCATGATTTCCATTTTTGCCTGAGCTGTATCTTCATCACCTCCTACAATAGCACCTGCATGCCCCATTGTTCTTCCTTTAGGAGCAGTCTGACCTGCGATAAATCCTACAACTGGTTTAGTAGAACCGCTAGACTTGTACCATCTTGCCGCTTCAGCTTCTAATCCACCTCCGATTTCACCGATCATTACAACAGCTTCAGTTTCAGGGTCGTTAATAAATAACTCTAATGCTTCTCTTGTTGTAGTTCCGATAATTGGGTCTCCACCGATTCCGATTGCTGTAGAAACACCGAAACCAGCTTTTACCACTTGGTCAGCAGCTTCATACGTTAAAGTACCAGATTTAGAAACGATACCTACTTTTCCTTTTTTGAAAACGAAACCAGGCATAATACCAATTTTAGCTTCTTCAGAAGTAATGATTCCAGGACAGTTTGGACCGATTAATCTGCAGTCTCTGTCAGCGATATAAGATTTCACTTTTACCATATCTGCTACAGGAATACCTTCTGTAATACAAACGATCACTTTAATTCCAGCTTCAGCAGCTTCCATAATCGCATCTGCAGCAAATGCCGGCGGTACAAAAATGATACTTACGTTAGCTCCTGCTTTTGCTACAGCATCAGCAACAGTATTAAATACAGGCTTTCCTAAGTGCTCGCTTCCTCCTTTTCCTGGAGTAACCCCACCTACTACATTTGTTCCGTATTCAATCATCTGGCCTGCATGGAAAGTACCTTCGTTCCCTGTAAATCCTTGTACAATTACTTTAGAATCTTTGTTTACTAAAATTGACATTTTATTGTTGTTTTAATTTATTTTTATTTCTTATTAATGCTTACAAATTTACTTAATTTTCTTTGATTTTAGATCAAACCAAGTAATTTGTTTATTTGAGATTTCTCAGCTTTACTTCTTTTTTCAAATAAGTTTTAAAATCTTCTGCGAACATTCCTATGTAGGTTCCTTTTTCAAGATCTCTATTTACTCCGGTTTTCCCAAGCAAGACAGATCCGCCTGCAATTTTGTTGCCTGATGCAATGCCCACCTGCCCCCATAAAGTCACTTCATCACCGATTATACAGCAGCCTGCAATTCCCACTTGAGATGCAATAAGGCATTTTTTTCCGATTACAGTATCATGTCCTATCTGAATTTGATTATCCAGCACAGAACCTTCTCCGATAACGGTAGAATCTGTAACTCCTCTGTCAATTGTACAGTTATTTCCGATCTCAACATTATTTTCGATAACTACATTTCCCACAGAGATCAAACGGTCAAAATTTCCATTTAATTTTCTATAATAGAAGGCATCTCCGCCTAACACAGTTCCTGACTGGATAATAACATTATCACCAATCACTGTCCGGTCTCCAATGACAACATTTGGAAAAATAAGACTGTTTTTTCCAATCTGTACATTGTTACCGATCACTGCAGAAGAGTGTATTTTCGTCCCTTCTCCAATCTCTACGTCATGCAGTTCTTCCGTGAAATTATATATTCTTGTAAAATGAGTATTGATTTTATTAAAATCTGCGAAAGGATCATCAGAAACTAAAAGTGCTTTTCCTTCAGGGCATTCCACTTCTTTGTCTATTAAAATGATGGTAGCTGCAGAATTCAAAGCTTTATCATAATATTTCGGATGATTGACAAAAACGATATCTCCTGGTTTTACCATATGAATTTCATTAGTTCCTAATACTTGAAAGTCTTCAGAACCAACAAATTTTGCTCCAATTAAATCAGCAATTGTTTTAAGTTTTTGTGGAGAATGAAATTTCATAAAAAATGGGTTTTCTTATAAAACAAAATTCGGACTGCAGATGCAGACCGAATGTATGTAAATTTTATTATTATTTTACTCTTTCTAAATAGTTACCGTCTTCGGTACTTACTTTTATTCTGTCTCCCGGTTCAATAAATAAAGGAACCATTACTCTTGCTCCTGTTTCTACGATTGCATTTTTAAGAGCGTTAGTCGCAGTATTTCCTTTTACTCCTGGATCAGCCTCAATAACATCTAGAAAAACAGACTGAGGAAGTTCTGCAGAAAGAGGTGATTCGTCAGCTTCTTTCAGGATGATAGTAACTTCTTCACCTGCTTTCATAAACTGAGAGTTTTCAATCATTTCTTTATCCAGATAAAGCTGAGTAAAATCATCATTGTTCATGAAGTGGAATCCATTCTCATCATCGTAAAGATATTGGAATTTTCTTGTAATTACTTTTACTTCGTCAATTTTGTGACCTGCAGAAAAAGTATTATCAAGAACTTTTCCGTTGGTTACTGATTTTAATTTTGTTCTAACGAAAGCTGGTCCTTTCCCTGGCTTTACGTGCATAAATTCAATCACTTTAAAAATATCGTTGCTGAATTCTATACAAAGACCTTTTTTTATATCGTTGCTTGTTGCCATTAAATTTTATATTATCTTTTATTTTACACTAATTAATTGTCTTTTCCAGTTCCGTATCCTTTTACAATACCTCTTGGGGAGTTTTGGATAAACTGAAGAATCTCATCTCTTTCAGCTGTCGGAAGCATTTCTTTTTCAATGTGGGTAATTGCTTGGGAAACGTTCATTTTCATCTGGAAAATAGCTCTGTAGATTTTTTGGATTTCGAATATTCTTTCGTTTGTAAATCCTCTTCTTCTCAATCCCACTGAATTGATTCCCGCATAAGACATCGGCTCTCTAGCCACTTTTACGTAAGGAGGAATATCTTTTCTTACCAGTGTTCCACCAGAAATCATAACATGTTTTCCGATTTTTCCAAATTGATGAACGGCACTAAGCCCGCCCATTACAGTATAGTCACCAATTTCTACGTGCCCTGCGATACCACAGCCATTTACAATGATAACGTGATCTCCGATAATACAGTCGTGGGCGATATGAGAAGTTGCCATGATCAGGCAGTTTTTACCAATTTTAGTAAATCCCAGCGCTTTAGTCCCTCTATTTACAGTAACACACTCTCTGATGGTAGTATCATCTCCAATAATCACCTGAGTATCTTCACCATCGAACTTTAAATCCTGCGGTATTGCAGAAATTACTGTTCCAGGAAAAATTCTGCAATTTTTCCCAATTCTGGCACCGTCCATAATGGTAACATTGGGACCAATCCAAGTTCCTTCTCCAATTTCTACATCACCTGCAATTGTAGTAAATGGTTCTACAATAACATTTTTGCTGATTTTCGCACGCTTATCTACGGCTGCTAATTGATGAATCATTTAATCAACTTTATTTTTTGCAACTTGAGCCATCAGTTCTGCTTCTACTGCTACAGTATCTCCTACATACCCGTAACCCTGCATATGAACAATACCTCTACGAATAGGCTCAATCAATTCAATTTTGAAAATCATTGTATCTCCAGGAACCACTTTTCTTTTAAACTTCACTTTATCCATTTTGATAAAATAAGTAGAATAGTTTTCAGGATCCGGAACGCTTGCTAATACTAAAATACCACCAGTCTGAGCCAAAGCTTCCACTTGCAGTACTCCAGGCATTACAGGCTCTTTAGGAAAATGCCCAACGAAGAATGGTTCATTCATTGTTACATTTTTCAGTCCTACTACATGAGAATCTGAAAGTTCAAGTATTTTATCAATTAATAAAAACGGGGGTCTGTGAGGCATCAGTCTCATAATTCCGTTGATATCAAAAACAGGTTCTTTCGTTAAATCAAAATCAGGAACATTTTTTTTCTTTTGTAATTTCCACTGACGGTTCAATTTTTTAGCAAATTGAGTATTTACAAAATGTCCTGGTTTATTAGCAATCACTTTCCCTTTTATTTTCACTCCTGCTAACGCTAAATCACCAATTACGTCTAATAATTTGTGTCTTGCTGCTTCATTAGGATAGTTCAGATTAAGATTATCAAGAATACCGTTTGGTCTTATGGAAACATTATCTTTTCCAAATGCTTTTTTCAGTTTTTCTGTAGTTTCGGGAGTTAAATCCTTATCCACATAAACAATTGCATTTGAAATATCTCCTCCTTTTATCAAACCATGGTCTAGAAGCATTTCCAGCTCATGTAAAAAGCTGAATGTTCTTGCTGATGAAATCTCTTCTTTAAACTCAGAAATATTTTTAAGAGTAGCATTTTGAGTTCCTAACACTTTAGTCCCAAAATCTACCATTGTTGTAATTTCGTAATTATCTGAAGGAATAATGGTAATTTCTGAACCTGTAGCAGGATCAGTATAGTTAAGCACTTCTTTAATCACCAGATATTCTCTGACAACATTCTGCTCTACTACTCCCACATTCTCGATAGCTTCAACAAAATATTTTGAAGAGCCGTCTAAAATTGGAGGTTCGGAAGCATCCATCTCCAGCATTGCGTTATCTATATCACAGCCTACTAAAGCGGCTAAAAGATGTTCGCAGGTGTTGATTTTAACGCCTAATTTCTCTAACGTTGTTCCTCTTTCAGTTGCAACAACATAGTTCACATCCGCCTCTACCTGAGGGTGTCCTTCTAAGTCTGTTCTAACAAAAACAAAACCTGTATTTTCTTTAGCAGGTTTTATGGTAAGTTTTACTTCTTTACCAGTATGAAGGCCAATTCCAGAAAGCGTTACTTCTTTCTGAAGTGTTTTTTGCATATCACTCATTAGTATGATCTTTTGAGGTATCCTCAAGATTATTTATTCTTTTTACAATTTCAGTGAAATTTCTGAAATGTACGTAGTTTCTAAGATAGTCATTATAATTGATAGCCGGTGAGCCGTATAAAGTTTCTTTGTCATTTACACTTGAACTTACACCGCTCTGAGCCTGGATTCTCACCTGATTCCCTATTTTAATATGACCTACAATTCCCACTTGACCTCCAATCTGGTTCCAATTCCCAATAACTGTAGATCCTGCAATTCCTGCCTGTGCTGCAATTACATTGTTCTGGCCTATTTTTACATTATGGGCAATCTGGATAAGATTATCAATCTTAGTCCCTTTACCTATAATGGTAGAACCAATCGTTGCTCTATCAATGCTGCAGTTAGAACCTATTTCAACATCATCTTCAATAATTACATTTCCAAGCTGAGGAATTTTTTTAAATCCATCAGGTGTAGGCTGAAAACCAAAACCATCTCCGCCGACTACAGTATTGGAATGAATCACACAATTATCACCAATAATGCAATAATCATAAATTCTGGCTCCACTGTCGATTTTACAGTTTTTGCCTATTTTCACTCCCTTCCCTATATATACGTGCGGATATATTTGTGTTCCCTCACCTATTTTTGCCTTTTCAGAAACATAGGTAAATGCTCCGATATAGGTTTTTTCACCAATTACTGCTGTAGCATGGATAGAAGACCCGTCTTCAATTCCATCTTTTCTGCCTTGTATTTCCTGATACAAGTTCATAAGAACCTGGAAGGAAAGATAGGCATCTTTTACCGCAATAATCGTAGGATTATAATTATCTTTTGTTAGAAGGTCTTCCGAAACAATAAGAACGGAGCATCTTGACGTATCCAAAAAATGCGAAAACCGGTCTTGTGCTATAAATGACAGATGCCCGGATTCCCCATTTTCTATTGGTGAAACTCCAGTAATAAGTGCAGTCTCGTCACCTATTATTTTGCCGTCAATAAAACTTGCAATTTGCGAAGCTGTAAATTCCATATTCTGCAAAGATAAGAAATTCTCTAATTCACAAACATTTTTTAGTTTTGGATAGTGAATTTTAATATTATTTAAGAATTTATTTCTCCATTTTCTCTAGGGAAAGTCAGTATATACCGAGTGGTTTTATTTGTTATAAGACCTGACAAAATTTGATTTTCGGCCTCATCCAACCTCGTTTTAGTCCCATTTTTCTGCAGTAAATAGATAGGCTGCTTCTCGGTATTATAAGGCAGAAGTGTTCTTGTAATTTCGTGAACCAGCTCATTTCCATTATTAATTCCGAAAATTTCATTAGTTTTTTTTATTTTTTCTTCAATAAATTCCGCTTCAAAAGGGCGTGATGAAATAATTGTACTAGGAAATTTTCTTTGGATGACACATTTACATAGGTAGGACAATACAACATCTTCTGAATACTGCCACGATTTCATAGCCTGAATAATATCATTGTCGTCAAGTTGTGTAAATCTTTGAATATCTTCATCCGTTGCCGCACTTTTTTCACGGTATAAAAAATATTTCAAATTTTCAGCAGCGGGCAGATTTTCTCCTTGGGAAACAAGATATTTAGCTCTTTCTAAAATTTTAACCAAAAGAAATTCTGCCAGAGCAGAGGTTTTATGGTAATATACCTGCCAGTACATAAACATTCTGGCTGTTAAGAAATTTTCAATTGAATAAATTCCTTTAGCATCGATTACCAGCTCCCCTTCTTCACAAATATTCATCATAGAAATAATCCTCTGCGTATTAATATTCCCTTCCGAAACGCCTGTAAAGAAACTGTCTCTCTTTAAATAATCCAGTCTGTCTACGTCCAGCTGGGAAGAAATAAGCTGATTAAAGAATTTTCTATGGTATTTCCCCTGAAACATTTCAATAGCAGTTGAAAGCTCGCCGTCAAATTCATCGTTCAGCCTGTTCATCAATAATAATGAAAGATTTTCATGATGCCAGTCATCCATCAGCATACTTTCTAGTGCGTGGGAAAACGGACCATGACCAATATCATGCATTAAGATCGCCAGCATTGCCCCTTTTTCTTCTTCTTTGGAAATCTGAACCCCTTTTAATTTTAAAGTTTCAAGTGCTGTAAACATTAAGTGCATAGCGCCAATGGCATGATGAAATCTTGTATGCGTAGCTCCCGGAAAAATTAAATTTAAAAGTCCTGTCTGAGAAATCCTTCTCAACCTCTGAAAATACGGGTGTTCTATAATATCAAATAAGATTTCGTGAGGAATTTTTATGAATCCATGAACAGGATCATTGATAATTTTAAGCTTATTCTGCATTAGAAATTTACTATGGTTACTGCAAAATTAAGGTTTTAAAGTTAATTACACTGTTTAAATACACCTACTTTATTATTCACTTTTTGAAGATTTATTAATTAATTTTTAATAATTAATGAATTTTTTTCTATTAACATTGTCAGGATTCAATGATAAAAGCGACTCTATCTCCATAGTTGACCTATAGATGTCTGC
Coding sequences:
- a CDS encoding bifunctional UDP-3-O-[3-hydroxymyristoyl] N-acetylglucosamine deacetylase/3-hydroxyacyl-ACP dehydratase; translation: MSDMQKTLQKEVTLSGIGLHTGKEVKLTIKPAKENTGFVFVRTDLEGHPQVEADVNYVVATERGTTLEKLGVKINTCEHLLAALVGCDIDNAMLEMDASEPPILDGSSKYFVEAIENVGVVEQNVVREYLVIKEVLNYTDPATGSEITIIPSDNYEITTMVDFGTKVLGTQNATLKNISEFKEEISSARTFSFLHELEMLLDHGLIKGGDISNAIVYVDKDLTPETTEKLKKAFGKDNVSIRPNGILDNLNLNYPNEAARHKLLDVIGDLALAGVKIKGKVIANKPGHFVNTQFAKKLNRQWKLQKKKNVPDFDLTKEPVFDINGIMRLMPHRPPFLLIDKILELSDSHVVGLKNVTMNEPFFVGHFPKEPVMPGVLQVEALAQTGGILVLASVPDPENYSTYFIKMDKVKFKRKVVPGDTMIFKIELIEPIRRGIVHMQGYGYVGDTVAVEAELMAQVAKNKVD
- the efp gene encoding elongation factor P; this translates as MATSNDIKKGLCIEFSNDIFKVIEFMHVKPGKGPAFVRTKLKSVTNGKVLDNTFSAGHKIDEVKVITRKFQYLYDDENGFHFMNNDDFTQLYLDKEMIENSQFMKAGEEVTIILKEADESPLSAELPQSVFLDVIEADPGVKGNTATNALKNAIVETGARVMVPLFIEPGDRIKVSTEDGNYLERVK
- a CDS encoding HD domain-containing protein, which produces MQNKLKIINDPVHGFIKIPHEILFDIIEHPYFQRLRRISQTGLLNLIFPGATHTRFHHAIGAMHLMFTALETLKLKGVQISKEEEKGAMLAILMHDIGHGPFSHALESMLMDDWHHENLSLLLMNRLNDEFDGELSTAIEMFQGKYHRKFFNQLISSQLDVDRLDYLKRDSFFTGVSEGNINTQRIISMMNICEEGELVIDAKGIYSIENFLTARMFMYWQVYYHKTSALAEFLLVKILERAKYLVSQGENLPAAENLKYFLYREKSAATDEDIQRFTQLDDNDIIQAMKSWQYSEDVVLSYLCKCVIQRKFPSTIISSRPFEAEFIEEKIKKTNEIFGINNGNELVHEITRTLLPYNTEKQPIYLLQKNGTKTRLDEAENQILSGLITNKTTRYILTFPRENGEINS
- a CDS encoding ATP-binding cassette domain-containing protein; the protein is MLKAEHITKTYNAGKKTALEDFSIHVPTGSIYGLLGPNGAGKTSFIRIINQITQADSGEVFINGEKLNPNHIKDIGYMPEERGLYKNMSVGDQILYFGELKGMTKNDALNEAKKWFEKLNIDQWWKKKLSELSKGMAQKIQFVVTVLHRPHLLILDEPFSGFDPVNANLIKDQIIDLKNNGTTIILSTHRMESVEEMCDYVALIDNSKKIIDGRVFDVREKFKKNIFGITLSEVSDDSLETFKNKYEIFNYSNENNLVSFDLKNESDQNNILLDLIHVGKVRSFDEKIPSMNEVFINAVSNHP
- the sucD gene encoding succinate--CoA ligase subunit alpha, encoding MSILVNKDSKVIVQGFTGNEGTFHAGQMIEYGTNVVGGVTPGKGGSEHLGKPVFNTVADAVAKAGANVSIIFVPPAFAADAIMEAAEAGIKVIVCITEGIPVADMVKVKSYIADRDCRLIGPNCPGIITSEEAKIGIMPGFVFKKGKVGIVSKSGTLTYEAADQVVKAGFGVSTAIGIGGDPIIGTTTREALELFINDPETEAVVMIGEIGGGLEAEAARWYKSSGSTKPVVGFIAGQTAPKGRTMGHAGAIVGGDEDTAQAKMEIMRENGIHVVDSPADIGVTVAKVLS
- a CDS encoding porin family protein, which translates into the protein MKKFLLASALAFSTLSFAQIDFASTRFGITAGGNYSRVKNAHNPSGPRYAFQGGVLALIPIGKDHQFYLQPEVTYYGAGETGKDKDAKNIDGYNAVYANNYLSVPIYFKGYFSEAASEFFGMIGPRFNFLLNQNVKNVPAARAYYDPDVTDPSLPGVNGKAKGFNFGLGIGLGYSYKRQLEFAVKYDLGLSNTYPGLDNEPKGTTKNKSEQVVSVGLSYIFK
- the lpxA gene encoding acyl-ACP--UDP-N-acetylglucosamine O-acyltransferase — encoded protein: MIHQLAAVDKRAKISKNVIVEPFTTIAGDVEIGEGTWIGPNVTIMDGARIGKNCRIFPGTVISAIPQDLKFDGEDTQVIIGDDTTIRECVTVNRGTKALGFTKIGKNCLIMATSHIAHDCIIGDHVIIVNGCGIAGHVEIGDYTVMGGLSAVHQFGKIGKHVMISGGTLVRKDIPPYVKVAREPMSYAGINSVGLRRRGFTNERIFEIQKIYRAIFQMKMNVSQAITHIEKEMLPTAERDEILQFIQNSPRGIVKGYGTGKDN
- a CDS encoding ABC transporter permease, whose product is MNNIFLITKREFLTQVKKKSFVILTLLAPILIIAFGAVIGLMFKANESHSIIEVVDKSGLFKDRLKSNDKLNYVFVSTADEKSKINNLKGNESLDGILVLPELSAKNYDELEKNTRLVVNNKIGFDTKQRIISDITNVIKKEKIKELGIAESQLDNLDKSFTLKTINVSENNKEDSDLSFGVKTGLSMVLMYVTFMFIIIYGVRVMRSVLEEKNNRVVEIIISSVKPFELMMGKILGVTMVALTQFIIWIAMSVVGALVLNTGFSSIQKNIPGGSESMMSKLDIAQIATQVSHSLLELNFPLIIFVFIVFFLLGYIFYSSIYAAIGSAVDNETETQQFTLFAILPLTLGMYGSFSVMNNPDGPLGVWLSIIPFTSPVAMIARIPFGVPAWQIALSITLLLGTTIFMIFLSGKIYRVGILMYGNKATLKELWKWIRS
- the lpxD gene encoding UDP-3-O-(3-hydroxymyristoyl)glucosamine N-acyltransferase, which produces MEFTASQIASFIDGKIIGDETALITGVSPIENGESGHLSFIAQDRFSHFLDTSRCSVLIVSEDLLTKDNYNPTIIAVKDAYLSFQVLMNLYQEIQGRKDGIEDGSSIHATAVIGEKTYIGAFTYVSEKAKIGEGTQIYPHVYIGKGVKIGKNCKIDSGARIYDYCIIGDNCVIHSNTVVGGDGFGFQPTPDGFKKIPQLGNVIIEDDVEIGSNCSIDRATIGSTIIGKGTKIDNLIQIAHNVKIGQNNVIAAQAGIAGSTVIGNWNQIGGQVGIVGHIKIGNQVRIQAQSGVSSSVNDKETLYGSPAINYNDYLRNYVHFRNFTEIVKRINNLEDTSKDHTNE
- a CDS encoding LpxD N-terminal domain-containing protein, giving the protein MKFHSPQKLKTIADLIGAKFVGSEDFQVLGTNEIHMVKPGDIVFVNHPKYYDKALNSAATIILIDKEVECPEGKALLVSDDPFADFNKINTHFTRIYNFTEELHDVEIGEGTKIHSSAVIGNNVQIGKNSLIFPNVVIGDRTVIGDNVIIQSGTVLGGDAFYYRKLNGNFDRLISVGNVVIENNVEIGNNCTIDRGVTDSTVIGEGSVLDNQIQIGHDTVIGKKCLIASQVGIAGCCIIGDEVTLWGQVGIASGNKIAGGSVLLGKTGVNRDLEKGTYIGMFAEDFKTYLKKEVKLRNLK